One genomic region from Cardinium endosymbiont of Dermatophagoides farinae encodes:
- a CDS encoding PD-(D/E)XK nuclease domain-containing protein, producing MVVWPKQVIVILDRTEKSFHGALYSFLNGAFHTTYDTWASAESDSGIGRTDIVMEDQYNDTKTIYIFELKVDQPALDALAQIYSKDYSLPYDLCHKKVLIDLAYDEKKLNITQAIVEVHQRDAQHHFKVMPRQYFTVNGVGHLEESRNKGV from the coding sequence GTGGTTGTTTGGCCAAAGCAGGTTATCGTTATTCTAGATAGAACAGAAAAGAGTTTTCATGGGGCTTTGTATTCTTTTCTGAATGGTGCTTTTCATACCACATATGATACCTGGGCCAGCGCTGAAAGTGATAGTGGCATAGGCCGTACAGATATCGTTATGGAAGACCAATATAATGATACGAAAACTATCTATATTTTTGAGTTAAAAGTAGACCAACCAGCTTTAGATGCGCTGGCGCAGATATATAGCAAGGATTATAGCCTTCCATATGATCTATGTCATAAAAAAGTACTTATAGATCTAGCATATGATGAAAAAAAGCTCAATATTACCCAGGCTATTGTTGAAGTCCATCAACGCGATGCGCAACACCACTTTAAGGTGATGCCTCGTCAATACTTTACCGTTAATGGTGTTGGCCATCTCGAAGAATCAAGAAACAAAGGGGTGTGA
- a CDS encoding AAA family ATPase codes for MAHKTEDNGIGNQMESAIADGYIPVGSADVKEMIAQELYADKTAYIAKLFKTNGIYYFFTRPRRFGKSLLLDTIDQIAKGNKALFKRCAIDADQTYSWKKYPVIWLNFSELVKDNPEKLQNNLIDILYTLAECYTIDRSAIDPIIGEPTLEGTLGKLINALKKLGDGYEPQPIILIDEYDSPLISCKKEQYEEVLAVLSSFFKVLKSRQKDCKFIFVTGVTKFHLSGLTSGANSANDISFHEDYAEMLGYTEWDIDHLFLSKDTIVNPVLEKLNRKKPQEEKYTLIALKQALKDYYNGYCFTADKMISVYNPDAILRFFYIKDFDNSWFNSGSPTILLKQMQQNIDRFNRDWDKDSFPIDKEKFKLVHPSLHEMPLLPLMYQTGYLTMDLNGSQSTNHLTYYLKFPNQEVKSALKLILADFIAQKQQEVGRTYSASILDDLRTNNWSAFLNRIRSGCLAKAGYRYSR; via the coding sequence GGCATAGGGAACCAGATGGAAAGTGCTATAGCAGATGGCTACATTCCTGTTGGTAGTGCTGATGTCAAAGAGATGATCGCGCAAGAGTTGTATGCAGATAAAACGGCCTATATCGCCAAACTCTTTAAGACGAATGGAATATATTATTTCTTTACAAGGCCACGTAGATTTGGCAAATCGCTACTTCTAGATACCATAGATCAAATAGCCAAAGGGAATAAAGCGTTATTTAAAAGATGTGCTATTGATGCAGATCAAACCTATAGTTGGAAAAAATATCCAGTTATTTGGTTAAATTTTTCGGAGCTAGTTAAGGATAATCCGGAAAAACTACAAAACAACTTGATAGATATATTGTATACCCTTGCTGAGTGCTATACTATAGATAGAAGTGCGATAGATCCTATTATAGGTGAGCCAACACTAGAGGGGACACTAGGAAAGTTGATTAACGCATTAAAAAAACTAGGCGACGGCTATGAACCACAGCCCATTATTTTGATTGATGAATATGATAGCCCGTTAATTTCTTGTAAAAAAGAGCAGTATGAAGAGGTGCTTGCTGTGCTCAGTTCGTTTTTCAAAGTTTTAAAAAGTCGCCAGAAGGACTGTAAATTTATTTTTGTAACGGGTGTCACTAAATTTCACTTATCTGGTCTTACCTCAGGGGCGAATTCAGCCAATGATATATCATTCCATGAGGATTATGCGGAAATGTTGGGCTATACAGAATGGGATATCGATCATCTATTCCTTAGCAAGGACACAATTGTGAATCCAGTACTTGAAAAACTGAACAGAAAAAAACCGCAGGAGGAAAAGTACACACTTATTGCATTAAAACAAGCGTTAAAGGATTACTATAATGGTTATTGTTTTACAGCTGATAAAATGATAAGCGTTTATAATCCAGATGCTATATTGAGATTTTTTTATATAAAAGATTTTGATAATTCCTGGTTTAACTCGGGTAGCCCTACTATCCTATTGAAACAGATGCAACAAAATATCGATAGGTTTAATAGGGATTGGGATAAAGATAGTTTTCCAATTGACAAAGAAAAATTCAAACTCGTCCATCCTTCGCTGCATGAAATGCCTTTACTGCCTTTAATGTACCAAACGGGTTACCTTACGATGGATCTAAACGGATCCCAGAGTACAAATCACCTGACCTACTATTTAAAATTCCCTAATCAGGAAGTGAAGTCTGCTTTAAAGCTTATATTGGCTGATTTTATAGCTCAAAAACAACAAGAAGTAGGAAGAACATATAGCGCATCTATCCTAGATGATTTAAGAACTAACAACTGGTCTGCTTTCTTGAACCGGATTCGCAGTGGTTGTTTGGCCAAAGCAGGTTATCGTTATTCTAGATAG